The Rhodothermales bacterium genome includes the window TTCGTCGGGTGGTGGACCATCTCAGCGAGGTGCCCCGGGCGGCTTGAGCGATTGTGCCCCCGAGGAGTGAGTCGGTCCCTCAGGCTTGGGCCGCTGTGCGGGCAGCTTGAACGATCGGGCCCCGAGACGTGAGCCAGTCCCTCAGGCTTGGGCCCTTCTAGCAGCGCCGCGACCAGGCGTTGTTCACGCGCGTAAATCCGATGCGCTCGTAGTACTTGGAAGAAATACTGCTGTGGCGCAGCACCAGTTCGGTGCCCTTGCAGGCCTCGAACACCTTGTCGAGTAGCGCCTTGCCCACCCCGACTCCCTGCACATCGGGCTCTACGGCCAGCTCACACAAGTAGCTCGTGGCGATCCCATCGGAAAGTGCGCGCGCAATTCCGGCCAACTGCTCGCCGTGCCATGCGGTGATGACGAGAGATGAGGACTCAAACTTCTGCCACACCCGCTCAGCGGTGTCAACAGCGCGCAGGAGCGGCGCTCGACGATACAGCGTGATGATGCGGCCGGGAGTCAGGCCGTCGAGGCCGTGGCGGATTTCGATCTCCTGGATCATGGTCAGAGGTCGTTGAGGACCCACCGCGCCTTGCGCGCGGACAGTTTGGTGTCGTCCCGCAAAACTACGGCGGAAGGCAACCGGAGACGCAACAGCCCGATGTCGCTTTCGACCTCCCACTCCGAAAAGGCGCCGAGATACTGCCTGGTACGAACCCTGATCGGCAGGCCGGCAGCACCGGTGTCGAAATCCTCCGGACGCACGCTGAGCACATACCCGGTGGAGGGCGGTTCCCCGCCCATCGCCCGAGCCTGTGCGGAGTCAGGAACGATGTTGCTTCCACCAAGGAAGCGCGCCACATACGCTGTCTCCGGCTCTTCGAACAACACCTCGGGACTGCCTGTCTGCACAAACCGACCCTCGCGCATGACGGCCATCAGGTCAGCGACGGCCATCGCCTCTTGCTGATCATGCGTGACGTACAGGCTCGTGGTGCCGAGCTGCTGCTGCAGGGCCCTTAGTTCTCCCCGGGTCCGCTCTCTCAACGCGACGTCGAGGTTGGACAGAGGCTCATCGAACAGCATGACCTGCGGTTCAACCACCAGGGCGCGCGCGAGCGCTACCCGCTGTTGCTGCCCCCCTGACAACGCGGTGACGTTGCGGTCTCCAAAATCCGACATTCCCACCCGTTCGAGGGCAGCGCCGGCCCGTTTGCGGCGCTCGGAGGCTGGTAACCTGCGGACACGCAGTCCATACTCGACGTTTTCCTGCACGCTCATGGTGGGAAAGAGCGCATAGCTCTGGAATACCATCGCCGTGGGGCGCTGCCTCGCAGACAGCTCGGTCACATCGACGCCGTCGATGTGGATGCGGCCTTCGGTGGGGTCTTCCAGACCCGCTACCATGCGAAGGAGTGTGGACTTGCCGCACCCCGATGGTCCGAGTAGCGCGAAAAAGGTGCCCGGCGGGATGTCCGCGCTTACGCCGTCTACCGCAGTCGTCTGTGCAAACCGCTTGACGACACCGTCAAGTACGACACGCCCGGTGCCCCGGTCTGACCCAGCCGGTTCCATCGGTCAGGCCAGTGCGGCCTGAACCTTGTCCGCGGCTTCCTGGAAGATGATCGCAGTCTGGACCTCCAGGCCCGACTCGTCCAGAATGGTCTTGCCCTCCTCGGCGTTCGTGCCCTGAAGACGCACGATGAGCGGCATGTTGATATCCACCTTGCCCGCGGCCTCTACGACGCCCTTGGCCACGCGATCGCACCGAACGATGCCGCCGAAGATGTTGACCAGAATCGCCCTGACTTCGGGGTCCTTGAGAATGATGCGGAATCCCGCCTCCACCGTAGTCGGATTGGCTCCGCCGCCGACGTCCAGGAAGTTCGCCGGTTCGCCGCCTGCCAGCTTGATAATGTCCATGGTGGCCATCGCCAGACCAGCGCCATTCACCATGCACCCGACGTTGCCGTCCAGTTTGACATAGTTGAGGTCGTGCTCGCCGGCCTCGACCTCCAGCGGATCCTCCTCGTGGATGTCGCGCAGCTCGGCGATGTCCTTGTGCCGGTAAAGCGCGTTGTCATCGATGTTGATCTTGGCATCGATGGCAAGGACCTCCCCCTGCTCGGTAAGCACGAGCGGATTGATCTCTGCAAGGGACGAATCCGTCTGGTCGTACGCCTTGTAGAGCGCAGCGATGAACTTGGAAGCCTGCTTGAACGCAGCACCTTCAAAACCCAAGCCGAATGCCAGTGCGCGCACCTGGCTGGGCTGCAGGCCGAGCATGGGATCTACCCAGGCCTTCAGAATCTTCTCGGGGGTCTCTTCGGCGACTTTTTCGATCTCCACGCCGCCCTCGGTGGAAACCATGATCACCGGCATGGACTTGTTGCGATCCAGCGTCACGCCGACGTAGAACTCCTTGGCGATATCGATGGCTTCGGCAATCAGCACCGTGCGCACCTTCTGGCCTTCGGGCCCTGTCTGGTGCGTTTTCAGCATCATGCCGAGCATGGCATCGGCCCGTTCGCGGACTTCCTCCACACTCTTGGCCAGCTTGACACCGCCCCCCTTTCCACGCCCGCCGGCGTGAATCTGGGCCTTCACCACCCACAGCTTCGCACCGGACTCGTCCTGCATCTTCTGCGCTGCAGCTTCCGCCTCCTCGGCCGTGCGGGCGATTTCACCCGGCTGAACGGCGACACCGAAGCGCGCAAGAAGCTCTTTGGCCTGATACTCGTGGATTTTCATGGGCGGACGTCAAGGATTTGCGTGACTCCGGAAAACTACGCGGCACCCTGCCGAATGTCCGCTGCCGTCGGGTATTTCGCCGTTTCTTACGGAGTCTCATGGCCGCCGGGATCGGGACCCCGCTGCCTCACGCCACGTAGCACCGGCCGCCTGAGCTTCGCGCCATGTCCAAACCGATCAAGACGTTCGACCTGCTGATCTTTCGCAGGCTCAGCATCACCTACGTGGTGCTGATGGTCGCGCTGATCATCTTCTTCATCGTGCTGCACTATGTGGAGTACGTGGATGACTTCATCGACCGCGGTGCGACGATGTCGGAGGTCTTTTCGATCTACTATCCGAACTACGTGCCGGAGATCGTGCGCCTGATGTCTCCGCTGGCGCTGTTCCTCTCGACCCTGTTTCTGACTGGTCGCATGGCCCAGAAGCTGGAACTGGCGGCACTACAGACCTCGGGTGTGTCGCTTTATCGAATACTGGTGCCCTTCGCGGTGGTCGGCGTGCTTGTGACCGGTACGATGTTCTGGTTCAACGGCTGGGTGGTGCCCGAGTCCAATCGGGTGCGTATCCGCTTTGAGAAGCAGTACACCAAGGCGCAGTCGAGCGTTGACGAGTACAACAATATTCATCGACAGAACAGTCCCGGAAGCGTCATCACCGTCAACTTTTACGATCGGGCGACGCAGACGGCGCACACCGTAACCATGCAGCGTTTCGGCGAGGGGCGCAGGCTTGAAGAGCGCGTGGACGCCCGCAGCATGCAGTGGATCGAGGAGCGCCAGACGTGGCTAATGCGATCCCCCATCGTGCGCACATTTCATCCGGACGGCTCAGAGTCCCTTCAATCGCTCGCCGAAATGGATACCACGTTGGCTCTGCTGCCGCGGGACATGGCCCGCACGGACGGCGACGTGGAATCCATGACCATCACCGAGGCGCGCGACTACATCTCCGTTCTCGAGCGCTCTGGCGCGGGAAACCTGGGGCTTCCTCGGGTCACGTACTACGTGAAGTATGCCTACCCCTTTGCGAACCTGATTCTTGTCTTGCTCGCAGTACCCCTGGCGGCGCCACGACGTCGCAAGGGGCAGGCGCTGGTAATGGGCGGCGGCCTCTTTGTCGCGTTCGTCTACCTGGCGCTTATGAAGTTTCTCGAGCCCTTTGGCTACGAAGGCACCCTGTCGCCCCAGGCTGCGGCGTGGATTCCGCATGCGGCATTCTTCGTAGCGGGAATCCTCGTGATCTGGCGGGCTCGGAAGTAGCGGGGTGCGTTGTGCTCGGCGTCCGCTGGGGGCGGGGGCGCCGGGGCGAGTCCAGGGCGCGGCCGCGGGGCGCGGGGCCGCCAGAGCTGTCCGGGGCGAGTCCGCGGGGCCCAGGGGCCGGGGCCGTCCGGCGCGAGGCCGCCGGGGCCGTCCGGAGCCAGCCCGCGGGGCCGCCGGGACCGGGGGGCGTCTGGCGCCGGCCACCCTGCCGGGGCCGGGTGTCGCGGTCAGCCACGGCGAGGCCGCCGGGGCCGTCCAGAGCCAGTCCGCCACGGCGGAGCTTCCGCGCGCGACATGGAATAGGGTGCCACGATTACACCTGCGAAACGGCCCAGCCCACGCCAACGTCGAAAACGGGGCGCGATTACACTTGTGCGGACCCTCAGCCCCTCCAAAGGTCGAAAACGGGGCCACGATTCCACGTTCGCGGCAGCCCGTGGACGCGAGCCGAACGTCCAGCCGCCCGCAACGCCCATGCAAGCGCCAAAACGGGGCCGCGGTGACGGCAAACCGGCGGACGCGAGCCGAACGTCCAGCCGCCCGCAACGCCCATGCAAGCGCCAAAACGGGGCCGCGGTGACGGCAAACCGGCGGACGCGAGA containing:
- a CDS encoding GNAT family N-acetyltransferase, which codes for MIQEIEIRHGLDGLTPGRIITLYRRAPLLRAVDTAERVWQKFESSSLVITAWHGEQLAGIARALSDGIATSYLCELAVEPDVQGVGVGKALLDKVFEACKGTELVLRHSSISSKYYERIGFTRVNNAWSRRC
- a CDS encoding ABC transporter ATP-binding protein is translated as MEPAGSDRGTGRVVLDGVVKRFAQTTAVDGVSADIPPGTFFALLGPSGCGKSTLLRMVAGLEDPTEGRIHIDGVDVTELSARQRPTAMVFQSYALFPTMSVQENVEYGLRVRRLPASERRKRAGAALERVGMSDFGDRNVTALSGGQQQRVALARALVVEPQVMLFDEPLSNLDVALRERTRGELRALQQQLGTTSLYVTHDQQEAMAVADLMAVMREGRFVQTGSPEVLFEEPETAYVARFLGGSNIVPDSAQARAMGGEPPSTGYVLSVRPEDFDTGAAGLPIRVRTRQYLGAFSEWEVESDIGLLRLRLPSAVVLRDDTKLSARKARWVLNDL
- the sucC gene encoding ADP-forming succinate--CoA ligase subunit beta → MKIHEYQAKELLARFGVAVQPGEIARTAEEAEAAAQKMQDESGAKLWVVKAQIHAGGRGKGGGVKLAKSVEEVRERADAMLGMMLKTHQTGPEGQKVRTVLIAEAIDIAKEFYVGVTLDRNKSMPVIMVSTEGGVEIEKVAEETPEKILKAWVDPMLGLQPSQVRALAFGLGFEGAAFKQASKFIAALYKAYDQTDSSLAEINPLVLTEQGEVLAIDAKINIDDNALYRHKDIAELRDIHEEDPLEVEAGEHDLNYVKLDGNVGCMVNGAGLAMATMDIIKLAGGEPANFLDVGGGANPTTVEAGFRIILKDPEVRAILVNIFGGIVRCDRVAKGVVEAAGKVDINMPLIVRLQGTNAEEGKTILDESGLEVQTAIIFQEAADKVQAALA
- a CDS encoding LptF/LptG family permease; this encodes MSKPIKTFDLLIFRRLSITYVVLMVALIIFFIVLHYVEYVDDFIDRGATMSEVFSIYYPNYVPEIVRLMSPLALFLSTLFLTGRMAQKLELAALQTSGVSLYRILVPFAVVGVLVTGTMFWFNGWVVPESNRVRIRFEKQYTKAQSSVDEYNNIHRQNSPGSVITVNFYDRATQTAHTVTMQRFGEGRRLEERVDARSMQWIEERQTWLMRSPIVRTFHPDGSESLQSLAEMDTTLALLPRDMARTDGDVESMTITEARDYISVLERSGAGNLGLPRVTYYVKYAYPFANLILVLLAVPLAAPRRRKGQALVMGGGLFVAFVYLALMKFLEPFGYEGTLSPQAAAWIPHAAFFVAGILVIWRARK